From Stigmatopora nigra isolate UIUO_SnigA chromosome 5, RoL_Snig_1.1, whole genome shotgun sequence, a single genomic window includes:
- the fndc9 gene encoding fibronectin type III domain-containing protein 9 yields MGVDVHAISATSAQVTWPRSPGCLDTFYSVMYSPNWNSLQATFERKRFAHEERLPVTQTAAHLANLLPQTTYLLCVTCQAANPTREQCQVFGTPADDGDGREGSGRELAAGAWLSGCALLLVVAAVLFWLCRRRPRPSLVTRAVPSGRPYSPRGARVELEPA; encoded by the coding sequence ATGGGCGTGGACGTACACGCCATCTCGGCGACCTCCGCCCAGGTGACCTGGCCCCGCTCTCCCGGCTGCTTGGACACTTTTTACAGCGTGATGTACAGCCCCAACTGGAACAGCCTGCAGGCGACCTTCGAACGCAAGCGTTTCGCGCACGAAGAGCGCCTTCCCGTCACCCAGACCGCCGCCCACTTGGCCAACCTCCTCCCGCAGACCACCTACTTGCTATGCGTCACGTGCCAGGCGGCCAACCCCACCCGGGAGCAGTGTCAAGTCTTCGGCACCCCCGCGGACGACGGCGACGGGCGGGAAGGGAGCGGCCGCGAATTGGCGGCCGGCGCCTGGCTGAGCGGCTGCGCGTTGTTACTCGTCGTCGCCGCCGTGCTCTTTTGGCTTTGTCGGCGTAGGCCCCGCCCCTCCCTGGTGACCCGCGCCGTCCCGTCCGGGCGGCCTTACTCGCCGAGGGGGGCTCGGGTCGAGCTGGAGCCGGCTTGA